Proteins co-encoded in one Etheostoma spectabile isolate EspeVRDwgs_2016 unplaced genomic scaffold, UIUC_Espe_1.0 scaffold00018803, whole genome shotgun sequence genomic window:
- the LOC116682489 gene encoding zinc finger protein 862-like, with product MYFSVDRKKGLKIGETYTNDYQAKEFIHYIAEDERRKMRARLSDGKFISVMSDGSLDSAVMEEEMVYVRSASEGKVKVDFVGVKAVSKPDATNIAEAVCSIMESGVSTDWKNKLVAITTDGASVMTGVNNGVVAKLRADRPNVLGIHCMAHKLELAFSDGIRKNVMARKVEELLSGLYTLYHKSGVNRASLKQHFRELHMKALMPTRSQEATNVNAVLRAKTKGLLNIGKDGGVLRFCCLLHDTIYQLSNLSKSLQRSVSTVAEAQSCLSSTQAVIEKYKSRPGPKLRAVLDTDTYEGVLLRPTDADRHDKAKNELIDSLCRCITARFSDVNSGVLQAMRLTSFQYWPEADTSSDFGDEEVNKLISHFRPLFLSAGVDVELIPDQWTILKTELYTAGFSQGNFEQTWPTVNRMLRYRCPDVLDLFDALLTIPATTADCERGFSVMKQVKSDWRSRLKGETLSDLLKTQLCSPDIKDFDPTKAIEIWHADGLRSRRPDFVRKHGPKETEGGSDSDGTTSEEEEL from the exons atgtatttcagtgtGGACAGGAAGAAAGGCTTGAAGATAGGAGAGACATACACAAACGACTATCAGGCAAAAGAGTTCATACACTACATAGCAGAGGATGAGAGAAGAAAGATGAGGGCAAGATTATCAGATGGCAAGTTCATCTCGGTCATGTCAGATGGATCCCTCGACAGTGCAGTGATGGAAGAAGAAATGGTCTACGTCAGGAGTGCCAGTGAGGGGAAGGTCAAAGTTGATTTTGTCGGGGTAAAAGCTGTCTCAAAGCCAGATGCTACAAATATAGCTGAAGCAGTGTGCAGTATAATGGAAAGTGGAGTCAGCACTGATTGGAAGAACAAGCTAGTGGCAATCACCACAGATGGAGCATCTGTAATGACAGGAGTAAACAATGGTGTGGTTGCAAAACTGCGTGCAGACAGACCAAATGTGCTGGGGATCCACTGCATGGCCCATAAGCTAGAGCTTGCCTTCTCAGACGGAATAAGGAAAAATGTAATGGCCAGGAAAGTTGAGGAACTCTTGAGTGGACTCTACACCTTATATCATAAGAGTGGAGTGAACAGGGCCAGCCTAAAGCAGCACTTCAGGGAGCTCCACATGAAGGCTCTGATGCCAACCAGA TCCCAGGAGGCCACGAACGTCAATGCTGTTCTGAGGGCAAAAACCAAGGGGTTACTCAACATAGGCAAGGATGGTGGAGTGCTCAGGTTTTGCTGCCTTCTCCATGACACCATCTATCAACTGAGCAACCTCTCCAAGTCACTGCAGAGGTCAGTGTCAACCGTGGCTGAAGCTCAGAGCTGCCTTTCCTCCACTCAGGCTGTCATAGAAAAGTACAAGTCAAG ACCTGGGCCTAAGCTGAGAGCAGTGCTGGACACAGACACCTATGAGGGAGTCCTCCTGAGGCCTACTGATGCCGACCGGCATGACAAGGCAAAGAATGAGCTAATCGATTCTCTGTGCCGGTGCATCACTGCTAGATTTAGTGATGTGAACAGTGGTGTCCTGCAGGCCATGCGGCTGACCAGTTTCCAGTACTGGCCAGAGGCAGACACAAGTTCAG attttgGTGATGAAGAGGTAAACAAACTCATAAGTCACTTCCGACCTCTTTTCCTGTCTGCTGGAGTGGATGTGGAGTTGATCCCTGATCAATGGACAATTCTCAAGACTGAACTGTACACAGCAGGATTCAGCCAAG GAAACTTTGAGCAGACCTGGCCTACTGTGAACAGAATGCTGCGATATCGATGTCCTGATGTCCTTGATCTTTTTGATGCTCTCCTGACCATCCCTGCAACTACAGCTGACTGTGAAAGAGGGTTCAGTGTTATGAAGCAGGTAAAGAGTGACTGGCGCTCCCGCCTAAAAGGTGAAACCCTCTCTGACCTCCTTAAAACCCAGTTGTGCTCACCTGACATCAAAGACTTTGATCCAACCAAAGCCATTGAGATCTGGCATGCTGACGGTTTGCGCTCACGCAGACCTGACTTTGTGCGCAAACATGGACCAAAAGAAACAGAGGGTGGCTCAGATTCTGATGGCACCACCTCTGAAGAAGAAGAGCTCTGA